The following DNA comes from Rhinolophus ferrumequinum isolate MPI-CBG mRhiFer1 chromosome 15 unlocalized genomic scaffold, mRhiFer1_v1.p scaffold_54_arrow_ctg1_1, whole genome shotgun sequence.
CCAGGTAATAAGGCAGGGACGGTGGCCTCACAATGGCCAGCGTCCTGCTGGGGATGTCACAGGAGGACGTGCCCACCCGAGGACTGCTCACGACGCCCTGGGGTTTTCTTATGGCTCATCATTCCTTCCTTGGCCTCTGCTCGCCTTGGCTCAGTGTGCTGCGAGCCAGGAGGAGGCGTGTGTGCTGCTGATGGTACATGAGTGAGATAGTGGGGGCTACATGACCTTTAGTTGGAAGTTCTGTGCTTTGTTTACCGTGTGTTAGAAAGAAAAGAGTATCCGGCAATTTCCCAAATACTATGCTCACAAGAGAGTCCATTTAAAGAAAACGTTGAATGTTAATATAGGTGGTATGTAGATGTGGCAAAACCATGCAGGCAGCCTCTGAATGACTGGACTTGGGAGAACTGTACCCCACACTTGTTCAGGGGGACAGCTGGAGCCCCAGGAGCCCTCAGCGCCTTAAGCATAGCTTATCGGGGCTTCTTTCTCCCTGCTCCCTCATGCAGACACAAGTAGGTTCCTATAACCTCACTTGCAATAAGAGCTTGATGATCATCCAGAGGTGTCTTGTGTATCGCTCTGAATCCTCAGGGGCCAACCAGAAGGGCTGGGGACATCTGTTCCCGAGGTGGACACCAGAGCTACAGCTTCTGAGAAGCACGAAGGTCAGAAAGCTGGGCCTCTGCCCCGAGGGACGCAGCTGGGGTTCTGTGCATTGCACTTCCTGGAACTTTCCTCTGCTCCAGAGGTGCCGCCACAGGACACGAAGGCCCTGGGAGTTTCCGAGCCACGCCAGCCCAGACTTCCCTGTGGGTGTCATCTGGGGCTGATGCAATCCCAGCTCGCCTTGGAGGCCACTTGCAAACTCTCGGCAGAGCCTTGTGTTGACTCATTTTCCATCCTTGGAATAAAAGGCTCTCTGCCCTTCTCCACCTGgctttctgttcttcagaatgaacttttcattcctttacttgaAACTGGACTACCACAACTTGACTattttggaatttcagaagcCATGTCTTCCCCTTACTGATGAGCAAGGCGGTTGACAGTTCAAAACGAGAGGTGAATCATTGTCCAGTATCTCACCGGGGGTGTCTAGACAGCACTTGCTGAGACAGTTGGGTTACTTTAAAGTTGGATGAACTTGGTGAGGGTGTGAAGAAGCATTCTCACTGGGTTGGTGGGAATGGAATTTATAGCTGGctcatgggaatataaattggtgcaacctCTTAGAGGGTCATTTGAATCTAGAGGGAATATCAATGAGAATTGAAAACGCATGAACATATACCCTTTGACATTACACTTCTctctctaggaatttatcttttaGGTATAGTTCatatgagccaaaaaaaaaatctagagggATCCATAACAGAAATGCTTATAATggcaaaagattggaaataacctgagtgtccatcagcAGAAGACAGTTTAAATTATAATACAGCCTTATGTGGGAATTTGGTGCCGCTGTTAAAAAGAATGGGGCAGCTTTATGTGTGTAAATACAGAAGGAGCTTCAGGTTGTTGGTGGAAAAAGCAGGTTCAGAACAAAGTGAGCTACCATTTGTGTCAGGAAACAAACCTAAGTATATATGTGCTTACGTATGTACAGAAGGACAAACAAGAAACTGCTAGTAACTTAAGAAGGGGAACTGGCAGACAGGGTAAAAGAGAGACTTCTTCCTTTCTATAATATCCTTCCGTATCATTTGAATTCTTGTCTACCATGTGCTTGTATTGCCTACTATTTCAATAATACTTAAAAGTTGAACCCACAGTAAATGTTACATTACATTGCTTTTGATTCTTCACATTATGAATATGTAATTCACTGGCTGGTGAACTGAGAAAGTTTTCCGAAGACATGCACCTTTCCATACTCTGTGTAGCATCAGAAAGCAGCTCATAGCCTCTTTCCCTCTTTGCCTTTTTCCCTAGCTGACAGACGCAGACCTGATTAAGCAGTGCATAGATGAATGCACAGCCAGGATTGAAATTGGACTGCATTACCAGATTCCTTACCCAAGGCCAGTAAGTGTGACTCCAGCCAACACGTGGTGGCACTTAGGCTTGTCAGCCCAGTTGTTTTGAGGACTGTGTACCCAGCAGGCTAGTGTTTGCCAAGAAGGCTAGAGCGACTGCGGGAGGCACGTGGGCAATAAGCTGTCCCTGCGTGCCCCCCACCCAACAGAGCAAAACACGGAGGAACGCAGGGCCTTCCGACCTGTGCACAAGGGCCAGCCAGCTCCCAACGACACTGCGCGCTCGCCTTTCCCTTTTTTATGGAAAGAGTTTCATGTTCCTTATGTGAGACAGGGTTGTTGTTaataaaagaatacaattaaACATTAAAGGAAGGCATAAAGTAGACGGTGAACATGTCACAACGCCACACCCTGTCGAGTGCAGTCAGGTGTCACTGTTAGGTTCGACCATAAGCAATTACCAGTGTCCTGCTCTTGACTTCCAAAGACAGCATTTTATGTCGAGTTGGCTTAACCTAACAGTGTGGTAGCCTATCCTCATGGTCTCTCTCTATCCTCACATATACACATTTCCTTCACCCGAAGTCCACGGGACCCCAGGCACACTGTCTACTGCCTACTGAATTTACTGGTCTCTGGACACCTCTGCCCCCATCTTAGTCCATGGTTGCGTCATACCCTATTACAAGAATGTGCTGCCATCTAACCAGCGCCCTTTCGGTAGGCATTTACATTGGCCTGAATTTGCCATTATGCCCAGATCATCTTACGGACACGCTCTTTCTCACCTTTACATCCTCATCTCACTGTGTCATCCGTGGCCATTTTCTCCTCCGTGCAGGCAGAATGGCAAGAGGAGCGcaagctctggaatcagacagatctgagttcaaatcctggctccaccacttcctgtataaccttgagcaagttataaGTTCAGAGGCTCCCTTTTCTCATGTATAAATATTGACCTCATTCCCTATGAGACGATTGTAAGGATTGATGAATCAGTGATTTAGCGCTTAGCAGAGAGCATGGTAGTTAGTAAGTGCCCAGTGAGTATAAGCTGCTGCAATGATTATAACTCTTAAGATTATCATCCTTGTTCTTCTTATTTAGATTCATCTGCCTCCAATGGGCCTTACCCCACTACGTGGCCGGGGACTTCGAAGccaggaaaaactgaggaaactTTCTAAACCAATATATCTCAAGTCTCACGATGAGGTTTCCTAATCCAGAAGAAAGGTTATTTCTCACAATGAGCCAACTAGGTCTTGAATGTAAACCAGATGACAAAACCCTTCTATCTGATTAGGGGCAAAAATTTCAGTATCTTCttaacccccccgcccccccaaataTTGGTACTCACCGTATGCTGTGTGCTGCTCACAGTTTGTCAGGGTCTTGCTGCCTGTATGGACCATACAGATCTTAGAGGTCATGAACCTTCCATCCTCCCTGAAGCATCATCTGGAAACAAGACTCAGGCCTATAGGAGGAAGACTGAAGAATGACAAAGCTTTTCATGGGAAGGCCATCGCTAGACATGCCAGCTGATACAAAGAAATTACCCGGTGGCCGGGAGGCCTCAAACAGTATACACCACCCTCAGAATATTCTGAGGCTGTTTTTCAAATTATAGATTTGCTTGAAAGTGGGCTTATTTGTGTTTTGTGGtcttttgcctcttccagcttcccgATAAACTCCCCTTAAAAATGCGTCATTGGATTGATTATGGTTTTTCATGGAAATGTTACGAGACCCACCCCTGCCCCTGACATACAGAGACACAAAAGCGTGTGTCTTAGTTAAATGCGTATGTTTACTTTCTCTTATCTTAAAGCATGTTGTTACTTAGGATGCACTTAGGATTTGAAAGGTTCACTTGAAACTCATACTGCATTCCTTATGAGTATTTTACCTTAACATAATTAGAATGTACAAGGGCCAAGCTGGCTTTTCAATTATGTCGAAACAGAAATGGAacaaggagagatcaaaagacaaaggatTTACACCCCCTCGTGTGTGTGGACTCAGGTGAGATTCCCACGGCTTATACATCAGTATCGTTCCGTCTTACTTGCAAAGAGGGTGGGCGTCACCAATAAATACAGATCGCTATCAATTTTggtctctctgttctttttcaaaatggccTTGTGACCCACCCAAGAAGAGGTTGATAACTTCCTGCCCTTGTCACACAGATCCTCTGATTCAAAATAAGCACTATATTTCAATCTCAAAACCTGCTGCTGTCAGCAGCAGCGTATTTTTTCATGCTCCATCAGTCACTCTCCTTTATCTGGCCTCACTGTGGAAGCATCTCCTTGCCCGGAAGTGGGTCTGATGTTTAAGTACTTCTCGTGCAACATAGAGCCTGTGAACTCGAGCCGACTACTTCATCTGGTGTTCAACCGATGCAACAGTGATCTTGCCTGTTCTTGCATGGGAGTGAAAACTGGCTTTGCTGGCAACGGAGCCATGGCTTGCCTGTATTCACTGTGGTTCCCTTCTAAGGTGGTTCTGACTGTGCCATTTCCGTCTTAATCTGTGGAGTGTGGAAACCACCTCCTCCAAGATGGAAGTCCACCTAATTGCTACTTAGCCTCTGAGTATCTTCTGTGTGCCAGAAATCTTACCTAAAGATGAATTTCAGCTGCCTAGCTTCCTTTGTAACGATGCATGTTCTAGTACACAAAAACATAATTGTCAGTTTACTTCCAAACCTTCCAGTAACATGTTTGTTTATAATAGcttcccccccctttttctcTCCAAGAATCTCCATCTTTGGTCTCTTAAAGGCGGAACCTATCTTTCCTACATCCCCTTTCAGTGAAATTTTCTTCCAACACTGACGGGCTGAAAACCATTTACCCAACAGCTAGATTTTTAAAGAGCAAAGACAGGCTTGGTGGCAAGTTTTGTCTGATGTCATCTGCTGAGCAATTTATAGGAAGGGTGCGCAGCTTCTCACCAAGCTGATCTCGGGCCGCCTCTGCCCCAGGACTCCAGCTTCTAACCAGGATTCCTGAATAATATCCTGCTCTTTCCCAATGTGCTACTGGAGGCCAATCAACTACCACATTGGTCCCAGCAGAAAGTGACCTCACGGCAAACTTAAATGGCAATCTTTGCAAAGAggaggacatttttaaaattacaaaaatgcaaTCCATTGTACGGAAACATTCTGTCCTCTGACCCTTGAGGAATGAAGCGGCCAGTCCCTGCCTCCTCAGTTTTTTGGTGCTGAAGCAGGAGTTAGATGCCTGTACTTAAAATCCAGCTGTTCTCTCAGCATCCCCCTCAGGGCCTTGCAGGATGCAATGTCACTGCTTTGGGACCCTGATCACCTTTCCACCTCACATGACTAATGATCGTACTGGAATGATAAGGCTGTTCCAACTAGCTATccattctgattttctttcccccatggaaaaagaaaaagtatttcttggggggaaaaagcTATTTACCTACCTACTTCGAGCTGAAGGAGGCTGgctcttcctgtttctctgttgCCCCCAGGTAAGATTAGGAGAGTTGGCCGGTGGCACTTCATCCCGGGGTCACATAGATGATTTGCTGATCTTATAGTTCACAGACCTCAATCAGAATTTGATCGGTGCCCTATTCCCACGAAGAAACAAGGTTTCGAGATATGTTTATTTGATTTGTAGGTGCTTCCTGCAttcagaagaaatcaaagatccaAGTCGGAACATTTCTTCTAGTGAAGAAGCAGTGTCTTAATGTTCCCAGGCAAAACACATTAAGACTCTTAAACAGCCTTATGTCTTTTCTCAGCGATGAACGGTCCAATGGAATGTCCTGGAAGAAGCCACTTAGAGCCAAAGAGCTACATGAGAGAGTCAGCTGAGAAGTAATACATCaagaatttgatttttatctcccTCAGGATTCTCTTCCAGCTGGCCCTGGGAAGAGACAGTGATAAACTAGAAATTTCTTGGACATAGTTGAAGCTAATCTCATCTAAGATTCTACATCATGACAGTGCCAAGTCCTCAGCAAGGAGGCAGCATGTGGTAGTGAGAACTGCACTGGGTTCTAGAGCCAGACAGACCTCTGCTCTGCAATGCTGAAAGAATGAGGTGATctctggcaagttacttaatctccttGAACCTCCAGAGGGAGAGACCATCATACCCAACATAGGAATAAGCAAGACATCTGAAGGGCACAACCCATGGCACATAGAAGGCATGCAACAAATACTGGTTCTCTCATGTCTCCTTTCTTCCGGAAATGTCAGCCCGTCTGCGTAGGCTGGTAGACAAGCATTTGGGTCCCGGTGCGACCACGACTAGCTGTGGACCTTTGGGCTAGCTAGTTTTCTACACCTGTTTCTGCATCTCTAAAGTGGAGAAAATGGTAATACCTACCACATGAGATGGTTGTGAGGAGTGCATTTCAAATATACCAAgagccttaaaaaacaaaagtggcCCAAGCCTCTTTTAGCCTCTGAGAAACTGGTTCACATGGGTTTACGTTAGCCCACGTGAACCAGCTAAGCAAGAAGCAGTTAAATCTCAGTGACAGTTACaacaaaataataaggaaaaagtCACTGCAAAGGAGCTTAGCCCCACGGCTAAAGGTCTGGGTTGGAGAGTCCCACTGCAAGTGTTTAGTCCGGGCTCACCATCTGCGTAGCTGTCTGACGTGGGGGTAGTAAGTACCTTCTCTGTATCACCGTTTCTGTAGCCGTCAAGGAGGATGATAATACCCTACTTTCTAGGGCTGCTCTGAACACCTGGCTCCCAGGAGTGCGCCATCAGCATTACTGTCACCATCGTCACCACACCCTGGGACCCTCAAGAAAGGACAGCTAGGTCGTAGTGGAGAAAGAGAGGCCATTTATTTGCTGTGTTGAGACAGACATTATCAGTTATCCAGCTGGCACAGAGAGGCTACCCCTCGGTTTATCCAGTGCTTCTGGGGCCTGTCTGTCGGAAGTTCAATGGAGAGGACGTAGTTGGTGGAGTGGCCTGTGGTGGAGAGGGTTCCTCTGCGGGCACTTGTTTTATACACTGGACACACGTAAATGTTCTGGTGCTGGAACGTCGCACTTTGCCCAGGTTTCAGCCAAATGATGGGCAGTGTGTCATAGAGGATTTTGGGGAGAGACTCCCCGAGCTGCATCCTTATCCTGTCCCAACAGGCACCTTCTAAGAAGAGTCCTTTTATGTAGGCCCCATCTTTTGGGTTTCTCTTCATGACCATTTCTTGTGTGGTTACCTGGAAGACAGGAAGCTGTGAGTTTCATGACGCCATTTTCCTAAACGGGGCACCATGAAGAGGCTGCAAAAGTGCCACCTGGCTGCAATGTCTGCCTTTCCCAGGATGCATCGTGCAGGACACTGGGCTTCTGTGATAAGAGTCCTGCCTGCCATACACAGGTCAGGTATGATTTCTAGTCAGCATGCTGCCCTGAGATTCGGGAGGCATAGAGAATGCACTGAACAATCCTCATTGAACAAGCCTTTCCCTTTGGGACCTGGAGCTATACAATGAGGGGTCCGATTCAGATGCATGCTGGCAAAACAGTTGTCGGGGGAGAAATCAAGCCTCGATTTGCGGTTCTTGTCACTGTGGTGTAGAGACTCCCACCATGGTCAATTTCAGGCTCTCAGCTATTTAACAAGTAGCTGCACCTGCTGAGTTGGTGTGAGCCAGATGCAGCACACCACTATCTAGATTCCCAGGTGGTAAACTCAAATTCCTTTCGGTAAGTGCAGAAAATGGTCTAGGTGTAGGAGAATAGGCAGTGGTGGGGATGATGCTGAACCAGAGAGCACAGGCTCCGTTTAAAATCATTCAAACTCTAATCTTTTGGTTATTGAGAATGGAATGTTCTTCCCATTTCCACTTCTAAGGACTTATTGCTAGAATAGGAAAAGGCTATCGATTTGTATGTAGTTAACCAGTCACCTTACAAATTCCATGAATTCTGATAGATACTTTTTTTAGGGTCTCTTGGGATTTCTAGGTATACAATCATTTCAACATCTTTTGATGTCTCTCATCTTTTGATgttgaaatgaaaagatgattttatcttttttccaatgTTTATCCgttattttgtttcattact
Coding sequences within:
- the LYRM1 gene encoding LYR motif-containing protein 1 isoform X2, with translation MTTATRQEVLGLYRRIFRLARKWQASSGQMEDTIKEKEYILNEARTLFQKNKNLTDADLIKQCIDECTARIEIGLHYQIPYPRPIHLPPMGLTPLRGRGLRSQEKLRKLSKPIYLKSHDEVS